One Desulfovibrio sp. genomic window carries:
- a CDS encoding thiamine pyrophosphate-dependent enzyme, translating to MQAQELDALRPAEGESLVFDTNPVLNERPTHYCPGCHHGIAHRLVSEVLHELGVADRTILVAAVGCATFTYDYFNVDGLEAPHGRACAVATGVRRARPDSVVFTYQGDGDMAAIGMAESMHAANRGEKITGIFINNTVYGMTGGQMAPTTLVGQKTTTSRAGRSIGNEGGPIRMAEIMAQLDGVAYSARCSLHSVKHVREAKKAVRKAFEVQLQGLGFGFIELLSGCPTNWHMDPIAANNRIAEAMMPVFPLGVYKDVTANVEAEHA from the coding sequence ATGCAAGCTCAGGAACTGGACGCATTGCGTCCCGCCGAGGGCGAAAGCCTGGTTTTTGATACAAACCCCGTGCTCAACGAGCGCCCCACCCACTATTGCCCCGGCTGCCACCACGGTATTGCCCATCGGCTGGTGAGCGAGGTGCTGCACGAGCTGGGCGTGGCTGACCGCACCATCTTGGTGGCGGCCGTGGGCTGCGCGACCTTTACCTATGACTATTTCAACGTGGACGGCCTCGAGGCCCCGCATGGCCGCGCCTGCGCCGTGGCCACCGGCGTGCGCCGCGCGCGTCCCGACTCTGTGGTCTTTACCTATCAGGGCGACGGTGACATGGCCGCCATCGGCATGGCCGAATCCATGCACGCCGCCAACCGTGGCGAAAAGATCACCGGTATCTTTATCAACAACACGGTGTACGGCATGACCGGCGGGCAGATGGCCCCCACCACCCTTGTGGGGCAAAAAACCACCACATCGCGGGCAGGGCGTTCCATCGGCAACGAGGGTGGCCCCATACGCATGGCCGAAATAATGGCCCAGCTCGACGGCGTGGCCTATTCCGCCCGCTGCTCACTGCATTCGGTCAAGCATGTGCGCGAAGCCAAAAAGGCCGTGCGCAAGGCCTTTGAGGTGCAGCTGCAAGGGCTCGGTTTTGGCTTTATCGAGCTGCTTTCAGGCTGCCCCACCAACTGGCACATGGACCCCATTGCCGCCAACAACCGCATTGCCGAGGCCATGATGCCCGTATTCCCCCTTGGGGTTTACAAGGACGTGACCGCCAACGTGGAGGCCGAGCATGCCTAA
- a CDS encoding 2-oxoacid:acceptor oxidoreductase family protein has translation MPNAYQDVIIAGFGGQGVMLIGNLLAQAGMEHGLEVSFIPVYGAEMRGGTANCTVVLDEHPIGSPLVREPLSTIILNEPSLAKFQSRLAAGGVQIVNASLVAQNLLDASKRTVYIPVNDMAHELGNVKMANMVALGAWLKATGALPLNVVQDALNRVVSAHYAKLISANAKALEQGYNFA, from the coding sequence ATGCCTAACGCGTATCAGGATGTGATCATCGCCGGTTTTGGCGGTCAGGGCGTTATGCTTATTGGCAACCTGCTGGCTCAGGCTGGTATGGAACACGGGCTTGAGGTGAGCTTTATCCCCGTTTACGGGGCTGAAATGCGCGGCGGCACGGCCAACTGCACCGTGGTGCTCGACGAGCACCCCATTGGTTCACCCCTGGTGCGCGAACCTCTGTCCACCATCATTCTCAACGAACCCTCGCTTGCCAAGTTTCAGTCCCGTCTGGCGGCAGGCGGCGTGCAGATCGTCAATGCCTCGCTGGTGGCGCAGAACCTGCTCGATGCCAGCAAGCGCACGGTGTACATTCCCGTCAACGACATGGCTCACGAGCTGGGCAATGTGAAGATGGCCAACATGGTGGCTCTGGGCGCATGGCTCAAGGCCACTGGCGCACTGCCCCTCAACGTGGTGCAGGATGCCCTGAACCGCGTGGTGAGCGCCCACTATGCCAAGCTGATCTCTGCCAACGCCAAGGCGCTGGAGCAGGGCTACAACTTCGCGTAA
- the fumC gene encoding class II fumarate hydratase, with protein sequence MDSTPNNDEPRILDLAVGIDAAGQREEFDSMGRVMVPADRYWGAQTQRSLEHFAIGDDKMPIEICRALCLIKKASARVNARMGRLPLWKAQGIDQAAQEGMEGLLDDHFPLYVWQTGSGTQTNMNVNEVLSNRAIQLLGGAMGSQKPVGPNDDVNMSQSSNDAFPTAMHLAVVQSCDSRLLPEMQALAQTIERKAVQWMDVVKIGRTHLQDAVPLSVGQEWSGYAAQLRACEADIISAREGLYPLALGGTAVGTGLNAPVGFSEAVAKELADITGKPFVTDPNKFMALASQDAIVRFSAALRGLAVALIKIANDMRWLAAGPRCGLAELQLPENEPGSSIMPGKINPTQCESLIMIAIQVMGNDSTVALAGSQGNFELNVMRPVAVTNVLHSMHILADGCRKFRQHSVEGTELNRSRIEFFLNNSLMLVTALSPVIGYQQAAKIAEKASAEGLTLKQAALELGAVTEEQFDSIVRPETMIGRGLAGA encoded by the coding sequence ATGGACAGCACGCCAAATAACGATGAACCGCGTATACTTGATCTTGCGGTGGGCATAGACGCCGCAGGCCAGCGTGAGGAATTCGACAGCATGGGACGGGTAATGGTGCCCGCAGACCGATACTGGGGCGCACAGACCCAGCGCTCGCTGGAGCACTTTGCCATCGGCGACGACAAAATGCCCATTGAAATCTGCCGCGCTCTCTGCCTTATCAAAAAGGCCAGCGCAAGGGTCAACGCCCGCATGGGACGGCTGCCCCTGTGGAAGGCTCAGGGCATCGACCAGGCCGCGCAAGAGGGCATGGAAGGCCTGCTGGACGACCACTTTCCCCTGTACGTGTGGCAGACAGGTTCGGGCACGCAGACCAACATGAACGTCAACGAGGTTCTGTCCAACCGCGCCATACAGCTGCTGGGCGGGGCCATGGGCAGCCAGAAGCCCGTTGGCCCCAACGACGACGTGAACATGAGCCAGTCGTCCAACGATGCCTTTCCTACGGCCATGCACCTTGCAGTGGTACAGAGCTGCGACAGCAGGCTGCTGCCCGAGATGCAGGCCCTGGCCCAGACCATTGAGCGCAAGGCCGTGCAGTGGATGGATGTGGTCAAGATAGGGCGCACCCATTTGCAGGATGCCGTGCCCCTCAGCGTGGGGCAGGAATGGTCTGGCTATGCCGCCCAGCTGCGGGCCTGCGAGGCAGACATTATAAGCGCGCGCGAGGGGCTTTATCCGCTGGCACTGGGCGGCACTGCCGTGGGCACGGGCCTCAACGCGCCTGTGGGATTCAGCGAAGCCGTGGCAAAAGAGCTGGCAGACATCACGGGCAAGCCATTTGTCACCGATCCCAACAAGTTCATGGCCCTCGCCTCGCAGGATGCCATTGTGCGCTTCAGCGCGGCCCTGCGCGGCCTTGCCGTGGCGCTCATCAAGATAGCCAACGACATGCGCTGGCTGGCGGCAGGCCCGCGCTGTGGTCTGGCCGAGCTGCAACTGCCCGAAAACGAACCCGGCTCGTCCATCATGCCTGGCAAGATCAACCCCACCCAGTGCGAATCGCTGATCATGATTGCCATACAGGTCATGGGCAACGACAGCACAGTGGCTCTTGCGGGCAGTCAGGGCAACTTTGAACTCAACGTCATGCGCCCCGTGGCTGTCACAAACGTGCTGCACTCCATGCACATTCTCGCCGATGGTTGCCGCAAGTTCCGGCAGCATTCCGTTGAGGGCACAGAGCTCAACAGAAGCAGAATTGAATTTTTCCTCAACAATTCGCTCATGCTGGTCACGGCGCTTTCACCGGTTATCGGCTACCAGCAGGCTGCAAAAATTGCGGAAAAAGCCTCTGCAGAGGGTCTTACCCTTAAACAGGCCGCCCTTGAACTGGGCGCGGTGACAGAAGAACAGTTTGACAGCATCGTGCGGCCAGAAACCATGATCGGGCGTGGCCTGGCAGGGGCCTGA
- the gap gene encoding type I glyceraldehyde-3-phosphate dehydrogenase — MKKIRVGINGFGRIGRQVFRALHQSYRDRVEVVAINDLFDAESNFHLLEYDSVYGRAHLDATVDGQDATVGDWKIHCFAERDPKQLTWGAYDVDIVVESTGIFRSATQAAVHIENGAKKVIITAPAKDEDITIVMGVNHEQYDPAKHHVVSNASCTTNCLAPVALVLQNKFGIEMGNMTTIHAYTNDQRILDMAHKDPRRARAAACNIIPTSTGAAQAVAKVIPALKGKFTGYSLRVPTPTVSVVDFSGILEKSTDTETLLGELKTASETYLKGILAYNEKPLVSMDFKGDPHSSILEAPYTTVQEGRLVKIVAWYDNEWGYSNRVCDLACLMGAKGF; from the coding sequence ATGAAAAAAATCAGAGTAGGCATCAACGGCTTTGGCCGCATTGGCCGGCAGGTTTTCCGCGCCCTGCACCAGAGCTACCGCGACCGCGTTGAAGTGGTTGCCATCAACGACCTTTTTGACGCGGAATCCAACTTTCACCTGCTGGAATACGATTCGGTATATGGCCGCGCCCACCTTGACGCCACGGTGGACGGGCAGGATGCCACCGTGGGCGACTGGAAGATCCACTGCTTTGCCGAGCGCGACCCCAAGCAGCTGACCTGGGGCGCATACGACGTTGATATCGTTGTGGAAAGCACGGGCATCTTCCGCTCTGCCACCCAGGCCGCCGTACACATCGAAAACGGCGCCAAAAAGGTCATCATCACCGCCCCGGCCAAGGACGAAGACATCACCATCGTCATGGGCGTGAACCACGAGCAGTACGACCCGGCCAAGCACCACGTTGTATCCAACGCCTCGTGCACCACCAACTGCCTGGCCCCTGTGGCCCTTGTGCTGCAAAACAAGTTTGGCATCGAGATGGGCAACATGACCACCATCCATGCCTACACCAACGATCAGCGCATTCTTGATATGGCCCACAAGGACCCGCGCCGCGCCCGCGCCGCCGCCTGCAACATCATCCCCACCTCCACGGGTGCGGCTCAGGCTGTTGCCAAGGTTATTCCCGCACTCAAGGGCAAGTTCACCGGCTACTCGCTGCGTGTTCCCACGCCCACGGTTTCTGTGGTGGACTTTTCGGGTATTCTGGAAAAATCCACCGACACCGAAACCCTGCTCGGCGAGCTCAAGACTGCCTCGGAAACCTACCTCAAGGGCATTTTGGCCTACAACGAAAAGCCGCTGGTTTCCATGGACTTCAAGGGCGACCCGCATTCCTCCATTCTTGAGGCCCCCTACACCACCGTGCAGGAAGGCCGCCTGGTCAAGATTGTGGCCTGGTACGACAACGAATGGGGTTATTCCAACCGCGTGTGCGATCTGGCCTGCCTGATGGGAGCCAAAGGCTTCTAG
- a CDS encoding GAF domain-containing protein, translating into MAHDYFRALRDVALVINSSLEPREVLHKITEQTAATMGCKASTIRLLDSTSRFLLPSAAHGLSTTYMRKGPVEVKRSGLDGEVLSGKTIHLKDATADGRFQYPESAKAEGLVSVLSAPLMADGKAIGLIRVYSAEEREFSADEVTFMEAVAAISALAIENSRLHEALRNNYELMAKHAYSVYED; encoded by the coding sequence ATGGCACACGATTATTTCCGTGCGCTCAGGGATGTGGCGCTGGTCATCAATTCCAGCCTTGAGCCCCGCGAAGTTTTGCACAAGATTACCGAGCAGACCGCAGCCACCATGGGTTGCAAGGCCAGTACCATCCGCCTGCTCGACAGCACGAGCCGCTTTCTGCTGCCCAGCGCCGCCCACGGTCTTTCCACCACATACATGCGCAAGGGCCCCGTTGAAGTAAAACGTAGCGGCCTTGATGGCGAAGTGCTTTCGGGCAAAACCATCCACCTCAAGGACGCCACCGCCGACGGACGCTTCCAGTACCCCGAATCGGCCAAGGCCGAGGGTCTGGTTTCCGTGCTGTCTGCCCCGCTTATGGCCGACGGCAAGGCCATTGGCCTTATCCGCGTCTATTCCGCCGAAGAGCGTGAATTCAGTGCCGACGAAGTTACCTTTATGGAAGCCGTGGCCGCCATTTCTGCGCTGGCCATTGAAAATTCGCGTCTGCACGAAGCCCTGCGCAACAACTACGAGCTGATGGCCAAACACGCCTATTCGGTCTACGAAGACTAG
- a CDS encoding polymer-forming cytoskeletal protein, whose amino-acid sequence MAKDEIAYLGSDTVYEGKLHFKGTVRIEGRYTGEIVSDGTLNVGKDAQVQGTLDVGELLLSGRFNGEVTAKRRVVVYNTGVLEGQVTTPNLLTEEGGIIEGQISMKAPAKPKA is encoded by the coding sequence GTGGCAAAAGACGAAATAGCCTACCTCGGCTCTGATACCGTCTATGAAGGTAAACTGCACTTCAAGGGCACTGTGCGCATCGAAGGCCGCTACACCGGCGAAATCGTGAGCGACGGCACCCTCAACGTGGGCAAGGACGCCCAGGTGCAGGGAACCCTTGATGTGGGAGAGCTGCTGCTTTCGGGCCGTTTTAACGGCGAGGTGACCGCCAAGCGCCGCGTGGTGGTATACAATACCGGCGTGCTTGAAGGCCAGGTTACCACGCCCAACCTGCTCACTGAAGAAGGCGGCATCATCGAGGGGCAGATCAGCATGAAGGCCCCTGCCAAGCCCAAGGCTTAA
- the rodA gene encoding rod shape-determining protein RodA has translation MDKHLYSYINWGLLACMLLLYLVGVGNLYSASGTRIESGMSLNPFYQRQLIWGLCGLVCMLLAMLFDYRQLRNLAWPFFLITVFLLLLVPIAGKTVYGAKRWISLGFMSIQPSEMAKLSVLVLVARLLARDSRPLGWKHFFSVLCVGLIPCGLIVIQPDLGTTLLILLIMGGMILFHGLKGYVLKTCLLAAPAAAAFMWFVGMHDYQRQRILTFLDPGNDPRGTGYHIIQSRIAIGSGELWGKGFREGTQSQLRFLPERHSDFAVAVFGEEWGFVGCVALVTLFCLFLLSIFSSAVQAKDRFGSTLVVGVFFYFFWQIFINMGMVIGLMPVVGIPLPFISYGGSATVVNFTLLGIVLNVSMRRFMFKS, from the coding sequence ATGGACAAACACCTATACAGCTATATCAACTGGGGCCTTCTGGCCTGCATGCTGCTGCTCTATCTTGTGGGCGTGGGCAACCTGTATTCTGCCAGCGGCACAAGGATTGAGTCCGGCATGTCCCTCAATCCATTCTATCAGCGGCAGCTTATCTGGGGCCTGTGCGGCCTTGTGTGCATGCTGCTGGCCATGCTTTTTGACTACCGCCAGCTGCGTAATCTGGCCTGGCCGTTCTTTCTCATAACAGTATTTCTGCTCCTGCTTGTCCCCATTGCGGGCAAGACGGTATACGGCGCCAAGCGCTGGATTTCTCTGGGCTTCATGAGCATACAACCCTCTGAAATGGCCAAGCTCTCGGTGCTTGTGCTTGTGGCCCGCCTGCTAGCGCGCGACAGCCGCCCACTGGGCTGGAAACACTTTTTCAGCGTGCTCTGCGTAGGGCTCATACCTTGCGGGCTCATTGTCATTCAGCCCGACCTTGGCACTACCCTGCTTATTCTGCTTATCATGGGCGGCATGATACTGTTCCACGGCCTCAAGGGCTACGTGCTCAAGACCTGCCTGCTGGCCGCCCCGGCCGCTGCGGCCTTCATGTGGTTTGTGGGCATGCACGACTACCAGCGGCAGCGTATCCTCACGTTTCTCGACCCCGGCAATGATCCGCGGGGCACCGGCTATCACATCATCCAGTCACGCATTGCCATTGGTTCTGGCGAGCTGTGGGGCAAGGGTTTTCGCGAGGGCACGCAAAGCCAGCTGCGCTTTCTGCCCGAACGCCACTCTGACTTTGCCGTGGCCGTTTTTGGCGAGGAATGGGGCTTTGTGGGCTGTGTTGCCCTGGTAACCCTGTTCTGCCTGTTTTTACTTTCCATCTTTTCCTCCGCCGTGCAGGCCAAGGACCGCTTTGGCAGTACCCTGGTGGTGGGCGTGTTTTTTTACTTTTTCTGGCAAATATTCATCAACATGGGCATGGTTATCGGCCTCATGCCGGTGGTGGGCATTCCCTTGCCCTTCATCAGCTACGGCGGCAGCGCCACGGTGGTCAACTTCACCCTGCTGGGCATAGTTCTTAACGTGTCCATGCGCCGTTTCATGTTCAAGAGCTAA
- the mrdA gene encoding penicillin-binding protein 2, with the protein MIRKTDNTSLLAHNDKGAHKGIRSWLKIQVESEGYQPPRAGAILLQVMVGLLFFVLVVRFWYLQVHRGEEFARQAQDNRLRIERIFAPRGRILDDKSKVLADNRTAYGLSIVREDCHDIPATLAQISEWSGIPLQQVWDKFRQDRFKVKPFEPLLLITDIDFDLVARIESEIHEWPGLEIVVRTKRSYPERELFAHVLGYVAEANEQEMASDSALAMGDLVGKQGLELELEKQLRGRKGLYDVEVDAHARVLGKTLREEPRGGHEIHLSLDDGLQKAAWDALGGEAGCIVVMEPDSGKLRALVTSPAYDNNLFAAGISQRDWDALRTNNRFPLQNRVIQSVYPPGSVWKLVMATMLLEKGVNPRESVSCAGQVKLGNQIFRCWKKGGHGSEDMVHSLIDSCDVYFYLMGDRMGIDKIEEFAKACGFGRPTGIDLPHEKSGLVPSRDWKRRRFGRPWTRGETYNVSIGQGYTLVTPVQVAVFVSALLNGGDLLKPQLVDDATREVRGRVPAKPETLKFVVEAMRRTANGGTAKVVGRKDADMGGKTGTAQVVKLKMAAGDRRLKTSEMEYAQRDHAWIATWGVKDGKSYVVIVMVEHGGGGSSVAGPVARKVYDYLFGPDPNAPMLALPAPTPVVDQAAD; encoded by the coding sequence ATGATCAGGAAAACTGACAATACCTCTCTGCTCGCGCATAATGACAAGGGCGCGCACAAGGGCATTCGCTCCTGGCTCAAGATTCAGGTCGAGAGCGAGGGCTATCAGCCGCCGCGCGCTGGCGCCATCCTGCTTCAGGTCATGGTGGGCCTGCTGTTTTTTGTGCTGGTGGTGCGGTTCTGGTATCTTCAGGTTCACCGGGGCGAGGAATTCGCCCGTCAGGCGCAGGACAACCGCCTGCGCATCGAACGCATCTTCGCCCCGCGCGGGCGCATACTCGACGATAAAAGCAAGGTACTGGCAGACAACCGCACGGCCTACGGTCTTTCCATCGTGCGCGAAGACTGCCACGACATCCCCGCCACGCTTGCGCAGATCAGCGAATGGTCGGGCATTCCCCTCCAGCAGGTCTGGGACAAGTTTCGCCAGGATCGCTTCAAGGTCAAACCCTTTGAACCACTTCTGCTCATCACCGATATCGACTTTGATCTGGTGGCGCGCATAGAATCCGAAATCCATGAATGGCCCGGCCTTGAGATTGTGGTGCGCACCAAGCGCAGCTACCCCGAGCGCGAGCTTTTCGCCCACGTGCTGGGCTATGTGGCTGAAGCCAACGAACAGGAAATGGCCAGCGACAGCGCCCTTGCCATGGGCGACCTTGTGGGCAAGCAGGGGCTGGAACTGGAGCTGGAAAAACAGCTGCGCGGCCGCAAGGGCCTGTACGACGTGGAAGTGGACGCCCACGCCCGCGTGCTTGGCAAAACCCTGCGCGAAGAACCGCGCGGTGGCCACGAAATACACCTGTCGCTCGACGACGGCCTGCAAAAGGCCGCGTGGGACGCCCTTGGCGGCGAAGCAGGCTGCATTGTGGTCATGGAGCCCGACAGCGGCAAGCTGCGCGCCCTTGTTACCTCGCCCGCCTACGACAACAACCTGTTTGCCGCAGGTATCTCGCAGCGGGACTGGGACGCCCTGCGCACCAACAACCGTTTTCCGCTTCAGAACCGCGTTATCCAGAGCGTGTACCCGCCCGGCTCGGTATGGAAGCTCGTAATGGCCACCATGCTGCTGGAAAAAGGGGTCAACCCGCGCGAGAGCGTTTCCTGTGCAGGTCAGGTCAAACTGGGCAACCAGATATTCCGCTGCTGGAAAAAGGGCGGCCACGGATCTGAAGACATGGTGCATTCGCTCATCGACTCGTGCGACGTCTACTTCTACCTGATGGGCGACCGCATGGGCATTGACAAGATCGAGGAATTCGCCAAGGCTTGCGGATTCGGACGGCCCACAGGCATTGACCTGCCCCATGAAAAATCGGGCCTTGTACCCTCGCGTGACTGGAAGCGGCGGCGCTTTGGCCGCCCCTGGACACGCGGTGAAACGTACAATGTGTCCATTGGTCAGGGCTATACCCTGGTTACCCCTGTTCAGGTTGCCGTGTTTGTTTCGGCCCTGCTCAACGGCGGCGACCTGCTCAAGCCGCAGCTGGTGGACGACGCCACCCGCGAGGTACGCGGGCGCGTACCCGCCAAGCCTGAAACGCTCAAATTTGTGGTCGAAGCTATGCGGCGTACTGCCAACGGCGGCACAGCCAAGGTTGTGGGCCGCAAGGACGCCGACATGGGCGGCAAAACCGGCACGGCCCAGGTTGTCAAACTCAAGATGGCCGCCGGTGACCGCCGCCTGAAGACCTCGGAAATGGAATACGCGCAGCGTGACCATGCGTGGATTGCCACCTGGGGAGTCAAGGACGGCAAGTCCTATGTGGTTATTGTCATGGTAGAGCACGGCGGCGGCGGTTCAAGCGTGGCCGGTCCTGTGGCGCGCAAGGTGTACGATTATCTTTTCGGCCCCGACCCCAACGCGCCCATGCTCGCCCTGCCAGCCCCCACCCCCGTGGTGGACCAGGCAGCCGACTAG
- the mreC gene encoding rod shape-determining protein MreC, producing the protein MTLRRLLLLAGVLLILFLGMYSWNQRTRFLDDMAAKLGLEITGAVLSPIRSAQDTAENMWDRYFDLVGVREENEVLKQKVAELEARLLANGEDLAELKRLRALVQLPVDQTWRPLGARVLSGRMGPNAVLDSITISRGYSTGGRPGTPLVTHLGLVGRVLKASAHSSIVLLLTDPSSRIAVFSQESRAPGILMGMGTGQKLEVNFVQRDAKVKPGEIIITSGLDGKYPKGIPVARVLRVAPSDYTQFMAIKAEPLVDLQHLEEVLLLEPTGAPRPLDLGDAPKEFVGPPAPKSATP; encoded by the coding sequence GTGACATTGCGGCGTCTTCTCCTCCTCGCGGGCGTTTTGCTCATCCTGTTTCTGGGCATGTATTCCTGGAACCAGCGCACGCGCTTTCTGGATGACATGGCCGCCAAACTGGGGCTGGAAATAACCGGCGCGGTGCTCTCGCCCATCCGCTCTGCGCAGGACACAGCAGAGAACATGTGGGACCGCTATTTTGACCTGGTGGGCGTTCGCGAAGAAAACGAGGTTCTCAAGCAGAAGGTGGCCGAGCTTGAAGCCCGCCTGCTCGCCAATGGTGAAGACCTGGCCGAGCTCAAACGCCTGCGCGCCCTCGTGCAGTTGCCTGTTGACCAGACGTGGCGCCCCCTTGGTGCGCGCGTGCTTTCTGGCCGCATGGGCCCCAACGCAGTGCTTGACAGCATCACCATCAGCCGTGGTTACAGCACGGGCGGCCGACCCGGCACCCCGCTGGTGACGCATCTGGGCCTTGTGGGCCGTGTGCTCAAGGCCAGCGCCCACAGCTCCATCGTGCTGCTGCTCACCGATCCCAGCAGCCGCATAGCCGTTTTTTCGCAGGAGAGCCGCGCTCCCGGCATTCTCATGGGCATGGGCACGGGCCAGAAGCTTGAGGTCAACTTTGTGCAGCGCGATGCCAAGGTAAAGCCCGGCGAAATCATCATCACCTCTGGTCTGGATGGCAAGTATCCCAAGGGTATTCCCGTTGCGCGGGTACTGCGCGTGGCCCCCTCGGACTACACCCAGTTCATGGCCATCAAGGCCGAGCCTCTGGTTGACCTGCAGCACCTGGAAGAAGTGCTGCTGCTCGAACCCACCGGCGCACCGCGCCCGCTCGACCTTGGCGACGCACCCAAAGAATTTGTGGGGCCGCCCGCGCCCAAAAGCGCAACACCATGA
- a CDS encoding rod shape-determining protein — protein MSKILDFALGLFSNDLAIDLGTANTCVYVKGQGIVLREPSVVAVKKDPRGNNVVLAVGHDAKRMLGRTPGNIWAIRPMKDGVIADFEVTEAMLRHFIAKVHNSRRLVRPRIMICVPTGITQVEKRAVKESAQSAGAREVYLIEEPMAAAIGADLPIQEPTSNMVVDIGGGTTEVAVISLSGIVYSRSVRVGGDKMDEAIMTHVKRKYNMLIGESSAEEIKIKIASAYPLDPEQQIEVKGRDLVTGIPQNIIITSEEVRKAISEQVDSIVQAVRIALEQTPPELAADIVDRGIVLTGGGALLKGLDQLLREETSLPITVVDDPLSTVVMGTGKALDNLHILKEVCID, from the coding sequence ATGTCCAAAATTCTGGATTTCGCACTAGGACTGTTTTCCAATGACCTGGCCATCGACCTGGGCACGGCCAATACCTGCGTCTACGTTAAGGGGCAGGGAATTGTGCTGCGCGAGCCCTCAGTGGTAGCGGTCAAAAAAGATCCGCGCGGCAATAACGTGGTTCTGGCCGTTGGGCATGACGCCAAGCGCATGCTGGGCAGAACCCCGGGCAATATCTGGGCCATCCGGCCCATGAAAGACGGCGTTATCGCCGACTTTGAAGTTACCGAGGCCATGCTGCGCCACTTTATCGCCAAGGTTCACAATTCGCGGCGTCTTGTACGCCCGCGCATCATGATCTGCGTTCCCACGGGCATCACCCAGGTGGAAAAGCGCGCAGTGAAAGAATCGGCCCAGTCTGCCGGCGCACGCGAAGTGTACCTCATCGAAGAACCCATGGCCGCTGCCATCGGCGCCGACCTGCCCATTCAGGAGCCTACCTCCAACATGGTGGTGGACATCGGCGGCGGTACCACGGAAGTGGCTGTCATATCCCTTTCGGGCATTGTGTACTCGCGCTCGGTGCGCGTGGGCGGCGACAAGATGGATGAAGCCATCATGACCCACGTCAAGCGCAAGTATAACATGCTCATCGGTGAATCTTCGGCTGAAGAAATCAAGATCAAGATCGCCTCTGCCTATCCGCTTGATCCGGAACAGCAGATTGAGGTCAAGGGCCGCGACCTTGTGACGGGTATTCCGCAGAACATCATCATCACCTCCGAGGAAGTGCGCAAAGCCATTTCCGAACAGGTGGACAGCATTGTTCAGGCTGTGCGCATCGCCCTGGAACAGACCCCGCCGGAACTGGCGGCGGATATTGTTGACAGGGGCATTGTGCTGACGGGCGGCGGTGCGCTGCTCAAGGGCCTTGACCAGCTGCTGCGTGAAGAAACCTCGCTGCCCATCACCGTTGTGGACGATCCCTTGTCCACCGTGGTTATGGGCACCGGCAAGGCGCTGGACAACCTGCACATTCTCAAAGAAGTGTGCATCGACTAG